A section of the Humulus lupulus chromosome 2, drHumLupu1.1, whole genome shotgun sequence genome encodes:
- the LOC133814628 gene encoding uncharacterized protein LOC133814628 — translation MGSQSTNGLLDGTNMEMPSDAWADRCEDGIRGTEEDFQSDSKIHWQQFRSSNLSFSEPKLEYTEPIFRNGQKLAQVDAEEVRIQSANWSSAVVCMVLGANPPMAVFEGFIKRVWGHLGIAQISRMTLGLTLVKFNDEATRDHVLENGVLQFDRKPVIVRPWTADLSAIRLVRSVPLWIRLHDLGLQYWGSKCLSALVSTIGKPLLVDKFTKERSRVQFARVLVEMEISDNPPRNFQFINEHGQVVEQSVEYEWLPTKCKSCSGFRHSMAECRKDLKAVWVEKVPPPPPPTEENQLERTDKSEGTKGGPLNTQEEGSQATEEAKSAEGVMSTTEGNSSGQTLERNKEGQWLTPRRVSSQKTGLSTGVHKQAESAQNKGNQFGILQDQEGGGGLLEAKLRGKKIEEFMEHRFPNWDYFTSPRTEGRLLILWRKGIASLSILEDSPQLVHCMIRLVGHKTSFFVTFVYGLHSIDTRRSLWHDLSRLSLSVKAWLVLGDFNAPFSVGDRTGGSSLASSELVDSVGWKNDAKVEAIKSMGSYFTWTNNQDGLARIYSKIDRALIDEDWLDLFPQSVAVFQWEAVSDHCSCIVSNISLNSMGTKLFRYYNFWSNHPDFKQIVLLSWEAPVKSSGLKAIFTRLIRLKHQLKKLNRDWFGDVGLGYHLALEELRTTRFQAQEKPLDSQLQEAVKVKRRKTENSIVSYTKDNGVLVDDFKEVVSHFSEHFKSHLGTPSSASGMVDQNYMDLGSKLSVEQQLYLLKPFSPKEIKAALFSIPNTKSPGPDGYGSGFFKSMWKEIGQDICSAISHGFSSG, via the exons ATGGGTTCTCAGTCGACGAATGGCTTGTTGGATGGAACGAATATGGAGATGCCCTCAGATGCTTGGGCGGACAGATGTGAAGACGGTATTAGGGGCACGGAAGAGGATTTCCAGTCGGATTCGAAGATCCATTGGCAGCAATTTCGATCTAGCAATCTCTCCTTTTCTGAGCCAAAACTAGAGTACACAGAACCTATCTTTAGAAATGGTCAGAAGCTGGCACAAGTAGATGCTGAAGAGGTGAGAATTCAGTCTGCTAATTGGAGTTCTGCAGTGGTTTGCATGGTTCTTGGTGCTAACCCTCCAATGGCTGTATTTGAGGGTTTCATTAAAAGGGTTTGGGGCCATCTTGGTATTGCCCAGATTTCTAGAATGACCTTGGGGCTCACCTTAGTTAAATTCAATGATGAAGCAACTAGAGACCACGTCCTAGAGAATGGAGTGCTACAATTTGATCGAAAACCTGTTATTGTGAGGCCTTGGACAGCTGATCTTAGTGCGATTCGCTTGGTTCGTTCGGTTCCGCTGTGGATTCGTCTTCATGATCTTGGACTCCAGTATTGGGGGAGTAAATGTCTGAGTGCGTTGGTTAGTACGATCGGCAAACCGCTGTTAGTGGATAAATTTACAAAGGAACGTTCTCGAGTCCAATTTGCTAGGGTGTTAGTTGAAATGGAAATTTCAGATAATCCCCCTCGTAATTTTCAGTTTATTAATGAACATGGTCAGGTGGTTGAACAAAGTGTAGAGTATGAGTGGCTGCCTACTAAATGTAAAAGCTGCTCTGGTTTTAGACATTCTATGGCAGAGTGTAGAAAGGACCTTAAGGCAGTTTGGGTAGAAAaagttcccccccccccccccccgactgAGGAGAACCAATTAGAAAGAACGGACAAGTCAGAGGGAACTAAGGGAGGACCTTTGAATACTCAAGAGGAGGGGTCTCAAGCTACTGAAGAAGCTAAATCTGCTGAAGGTGTTATGTCTACTACAGAGGGGAATTCTTCTGGGCAGACTTTAGAAAGGAACAAGGAAGGACAGTGGCTCACCCCTAGACGAGTCAGTTCTCAAAAAACAGGCCTGTCTACTGGTGTCCATAAACAGGCTGAGTCGGCTCAGAATAAAGGTAACCAGTTTGGAATATTGCAGGATCAGGAAGGGGGAG GTGGTTTGTTGGAAGCCAAATTGCGTGGAAAGAAAATTGAGGAGTTTATGGAACACAGATTTCCTAATTGGGACTATTTCACTAGCCCGAGAACTGAAGGAAGGTTACTGATTCTTTGGAGAAAAGGTATTGCTAGTTTGAGCATCCTAGAAGATTCTCCCCAATTGGTTCACTGCATGATCAGGTTGGTTGGTCACAAGACAAGTTTCTTTGTTACATTTGTTTATGGTCTTCATTCAATTGATACTAGGAGGAGTCTTTGGCATGATCTATCTCGGCTATCTCTGTCTGTCAAAGCTTGGTTGGTTCTTGGTGATTTTAATGCTCCATTTTCTGTTGGAGATAGAACTGGTGGAAGCTCTCTGGCTAGCTCTGAGTTGGTAGATTCAGTTGGCTGGAAAAATGATGCCAAAGTTGAGGCTATCAAGAGTATGGGTTCCTACTTTACTTGGACGAATAACCAAGATGGTTTAGCTAGAATTTATTCCAAAATAGACCGTGCTCTAATTGATGAGGATTGGCTGGATTTATTTCCTCAAAGTGTGGCAGTTTTTCAATGGGAGGCGGTTTCGGATCACTGCTCTTGTATTGTTTCTAATATCTCTTTGAATTCTATGGGAACCAAGCTTTTTAGATACTATAATTTTTGGTCCAACCACCCTGATTTTAAGCAAATAGTCTTGTTGAGTTGGGAAGCCCCTGTGAAGTCGTCTGGGCTGAAGGCTATTTTTACTAGACTGATTCGTCTTAAACATCAACTGAAAAAGCTTAACAGGGACTGGTTTGGGGATGTGGGATTAGGCTATCATCTGGCCTTGGAGGAGCTGCGAACAACCCGTTTTCAAGCTCAAGAGAAGCCTCTTGACTCTCAGTTACAAGAGGCAGTTAAAGTGAAG AGAAGGAAAACTGAGAACTCTATTGTTTCTTATACTAAAGATAATGGGGTTCTGGTTGATGATTTCAAGGAGGTTGTTAGCCATTTTTCCGAGCACTTTAAGAGTCATTTGGGCACTCCTAGTTCGGCTTCAGGGATGGTTGATCAGAATTATATGGATTTAGGCTCTAAGCTCTCAGTGGAGCAACAACTGTATCTGTTGAAACCCTTCTCTCCTAAGGAAATAAAGGCTGCCTTGTTTAGTATTCCCAATACGAAATCGCCTGGCCCTGATGGCTATGGTTCCGGTTTCTTCAAATCAATGTGGAAGGAAATTGGTCAGGATATTTGCTCAGCCATATCTCATGGTTTCTCTTCGGGTTAG